The genomic segment CCGTGAGAAGAACAGCCCCTTCGCTTCAGCATAACGCTCCATCGTGCCATGATAATCCAGGTGATCCTGCGTCAGGTTCGTGAAAATCGCCGTACGGAAGCGGCAGCCCTTCACCCGGCCCTGCTCCAGCGCATGGGAGGAAACTTCCAGCGCGCAATATTGCGTGCCAGCATCACGCATTTCTGCCAAATAACGCTGAAGCTGCAGCGCTTCTGGCGTCGTGCCTGACATCGGCTCGGTTTTTCCCGCATAACGCCGCTCCACTGTACCGATAACGCCTGCCGGCTTATGCTGATCATTCAAAATTTGCTCAATTAAATACGTCGTCGTCGTCTTTCCATTCGTGCCGGTAACCCCAATCAAATACAAGGAGCTGCTCGGCTGCTTGTAAAAATAGTCCGCAAGCACCGCCATCGCATGGCGGCTGCTGCCTACCACGAGCTGCGGAGCCGCAATATGCGGCAGCTCGCGCTCGACTACAAAGGCAGACGCCCCGCGCTCCGCCGCTTGCGGAGCAAAATCATGCCCATCCACCGTATGGCCAGGCAAACAAATAAACAAGCTGCCCGCCTGTGCTGCGCGGGAATCCGTCTCAATAGCTGTAATCTCTATATCACCGCTGCCAATTAGCTTGGAAGTGATTAATCGGCTTGCCAATTCGCTTAATTTCATACGCTTATCTTCTCCTCCCATTACTCGGCAAACATGAAGCCTTGCTGCCAAACCGAGCATGATGTCCTTCATTATTATTTATTATGTCTACCAGTATAGTCAATGCGTATGAGATATATCATCCTCGTCGCCTAAATAGATGCGTATCGTAGAGCCGCGATCCACCCGCGTGCCAGCAACAGGCGCTTGGCGAATAACCGTCTGCCCCGTCCCTGCCGAGCTGAGGTTGAAGTTCATGTTCAAATCCTCATAAATATCGGACACCGACTTGCCGATCAGATTAGGGACAGCGACAATTGGCGTCTCGCCGTATTTATATACTTTGCCAATCTGCTTCTCCCTTTGCGGCACCTGCAGCACCGTCAAGGCGTCCTCCATCATATTGCGCACGATCGGCGCCGCAACGAGGCCCCCGAACTGGATCCCTTGCGGGTTGTCGACCGCTACGTAAATGACGATTTCCGGATCATCCGCTGGGGCAAAGCCGATAAAGGAAACGATATGCTCGTTTGGCGAATATTTGCCACCTACGACCTTTTGCGCCGTACCGGTCTTGCCGCCTACGCGGTAGCCATCTATAAACGCATTTCTCCCGGTTCCTTTTGCTACGACACTTTCCAGCGCCTCCCGTACCGCCTTCGACGTCTCCTCAGAAATAACCGTTCGCACCGCCTCCGGCTCTACGGTTTCCACCGTCTCCCCGGTGTCCGGATTTATCCAGCCCTTCACCACATGCGGCTTGTACAGCGTACCGCCATTAATAGCAGCTGAGACAGCGGTAATTTGCTGAATGGGCGTAACCGAAACCCCTTGGCCGAAAGCGGTCGTCGCCAGCTCCACCGGCCCGACACGGCTCAGCTTAAACATAATGCCGTTTTCCTCGCCGCCGATATCAATGCCTGTTTTTGTGCCAAAGCCAAAATTTTTAATATATTCGAACAGCTTATCTTTGCCCAGCCGCTGCCCAAGCGTCACAAAGCCCGGGTTGCAGGAGTTCTCAACAACTTCCAGAAAAGTTTGGCTACCATGGCCGCCCTTCTTCCAGCAGCGAAGCCTTGCGCCTCCAACTTCAATTGCACCCGGATCATAGAAACGCTCATTGTTCAGGTTGACCTTCTTTTCTTCGATAGCTGCGGCGAGCGTAATAATTTTAAACGTTGAACCCGGCTCATAGGTCATCCAAATCGGCAAATTCCGATTATACACCTCGGACGCGACTTCCTTGTACTTATCCGGCTCATAGGTCGGGCGGCTCGCCATCCCTAATATTTCGCCATTTTTTGGATTCATCGCAATCGCCATAATTTGGTCGGGCTGGTGCTGTGCCATCGCTTGGTCCAGCTCTCGCTCCATAATCGCTTGAATCTGCTTGTCGATCGTCAGCTGCATCGTCAGCCCTTCCTTCGGCTCCACATACGTATCCGAGGAATTCGGCATCTGCCTGCCGCGCGCATCCGACAGAAAAGAGACATTCCCTTGAATGCCGCTAAGCTCGTCATTATACTTGGCTTCCACACCCGTCAGACCTTGGTTGTCTATGCCTGTAAAGCCGAGCACATGCGCTGCCAAGCTGCCAAAGGGATAAAAGCGTTTATTGTCCTCGGCAGCTACAATGCCAGGAAGCGAGAGCTCCCGCACCTGCTGCGCCTTCTCCGGCGTCATTTTGCGGCCGCCGGGACGAAGCTGGACGAGCATTGATTTTTTCGTATTGATTTTGCCATACAGCTCATCTGCCGTCATATCCAGCAGCGGCGCGAGCGCATCAGCCGTCGCCCGCTTGTCTTTAATTTGCGCAGGAATCGCCCAAATGGTAGGCGAGGTTACATTGTAAGCCAGCTTGACGCCATTGCGGTCCCAAATTTCTCCCCGCTTCGCCATATAGGGAATATCCCTGCGCCATGAATTTTCCGCCTTGGCCGTCAGCTCGCTGCCCTTCCAAAGCTGAACATACCCTAGCCGCACACCTAAAGCGGCAAATGCAATTACCCCAAAAATAAGCACCATAAACAATCGACGGCGCACCGTCACATTTGATACTTTCATCGCTTGCTCCTCCTCCGCCCTTTGCTTAAGGCAGAGCGTACACTGACGCTCATTCCCAGCCTATTCATGCGGCGGAGGAGATAGAACAAGCCCCTGGCGTGTCCTCTATACTATCCTTGCTAGTCCGTGCCAGTCCATACAAGACCTTGCTAGTTCTGCTATTGCTCCTGAATTTCTCCTGTATCCTCTACATCATCCTACATGGAGCTGCCTGAGGCGGCCTATTCTTCTGTGCCGGCCTCTGCTTCTGTGCCAGTCTCTGCTTCTGTGCCAGCCTCTGCTTCCGCTCCAGCCTCGTTCTGTGCATTTGCCAATGCTTCCTCTGCTGTGACAGCCCCCTCGGCTCCTGTTGGAGGTGAAAGCTGTACGCGCAAAATCCGCTTGTCCCCCTGCTTCTCTTCCTTCTGGGAAATGATAAAGCCTTCCCCTTCTGCCAGCAGCTGCACATCCATCAGTGAAGCAACCTCCAGCGCATCACGCAGCGACAGCCCTGTCATGTCGGGAATGGTCAGCTTGTCCTGCTGTTCCGTAACGAGATAAACACGCTGGGTCCCCACAATATTTTCCCCTGCTGCCGGAACCTGCTTGACTACTGTCGTCCCGGTGCCCACGACCTCAAACATCACATTGCGCGCTTTAAGCTCCTCTTGCGCTTGAGACAAGTTCATTTCGGTGACATCCGGCAGTTGAACGGTTGGCGTCTTTTTATCGGTCGACGATTCCACTGTCGCGTTATCCGGCATGACGCCCATATGGCGCAATGTTTTGTAGACGATTTCCTTGAAGGCTGGTGCTGCAACCTTGCCTCCGCCCGCGAGCGGATCATTAGGCTCATCGACGACAATATAGACGACGACCTTCGGATTTTCAACCGGCGCGTAGCCGATAAACGAAACGACATATTTATTTTTGGAATATTTCCCATTAATAATTTTTTGCGCCGTACCGGTCTTGCCTGCTACACGGTAGCCCTCAATGTAGGCGTTTTTCCCAGTTCCGTTTACTTGGTCGGATACGACCTGCTCCAAATATTCGCCGACCTTTTTCGACGTATCCTCGGAAATGACCTTGCGCACAACCTTCGGCTCAAACTTCTCGGTCGTATTCGTGTTCGGGTTGTAAATTTGCTTAATAATTTGCGGCTGCATTAAATTGCCGCCGTTTGCCACTGCAGCGACTGCAGCGATTTGTTGAATCGGCGTTACAGATACGGGACCTTGTCCAAACGATGCCCGCGCTATATCACTGGGAATACTCAAATTAATATTGATAACACCCTTTGATTCATTGCCCAGTTGAATGCCTGTCGGCTGCCCAAATCCAAAGCGATTAATGTAATCAACCAGCTTCTCGCCGCCGAGCATTTGCCAGCCTAATTTAACGAAAGCGACGTTACTGGAATGCTTCAGGCCATCCAAATAAGAGATTTTCCCCCAGCCTATCCGGTTGGAATCACGAACGGGACTACCTGGCACATTAATGCTGCCGGATTGAAAGGTCGCATTCGGTTCGAACAGCCCTTCTTCAACCGCAGCCGCCAGCGTTACAATTTTGAACGTTGAACCCGGCTCGTACAAGGACTTGATGGCGTGGTTGTATGCATTTTCAAAGTTCGTATCCCAATACGTATTCGGATTAAAGGTCGGATAATTCGCCATGGCGAGAATTTCCATCGTATTGGGGTCAGCCGCAATCGCCGTTATGCTTTTGGGCTGATATTTATTCGCCACTTCCTTGATAGCGTCCTCTACATAATGCTGAATTTCGTTATCGAGAGTCAGCGTAATATCCTGCCCGTCTACGACTGGCTCGTAAACAACGTCGCCTTCTGCGAGCTGAACACGCTTGCCATCCTTCTCATACTTGATTTCACCATTCGTGCCCTCGAGCTTGTCATTGAAAAAGGATTCAATGCCCGCGAGCGCTTTACCATCCTTGTCCACGTAGCCTATCAGTTGGGATGCCATTGCATTGCGAGGATAATAGCGTTTTTGATCATCATATAAATAAATGCCAACGTCACTTACCTTCTTTTCTTTCTTTAGCTCATCCCGCAGTTCCTTGATTTTATCGGCTACCGATTTGTCGATATTCCAGCCGCCGTCGCGAATTTCGCGCTGCGCGTAATATTCGCCTTTATCGTTTTGGGCGGTTATGATTTTGCGCAGCTCATCCTGCGGCTTGTTCAAAATCGCATTTAGCCCTTCTACGACCTTATCGGCAATGCCCAAACTATCAATCTGCTTCGGATTAACTGCTACATTATAGGCAAGTGCATCCATTGCCAGCACATTGCCATTGCGATCCGTAATGGTCCCCCTGTTCGCGACTAAAGTTTCTGTATCCGCCCAGCGTTGTTTTGCCATGTTATACCAAGTGTCTCTATCAACTACCTGCACCCAGAAAATTCTACCAATTAGAATAAGAAAAAGGAGGGTAATTACCCCTCCAAAAAACAATGTGCGCATCCTGATTCGTTTTACCATACGTCCTCCCTACTCACCCATTGCAGTAGCCGATTCCTCTTTGCCTGTATTTACAGTTATGCCTGGCTGATAATTGTTGACCATCCCCTGGCTTTCCGCCATTTTCCGAATAAACTCCGGATCGCTCAGCATTTCAACCTGCTTCTTCAGCTCTTTCAGCTCCACGTTCACCGCTTCATATTCACTGGTCACGTGTTTTATTTCTACGCTCATTTTATAAATTTCGGCATACCTGAAAATAATAACGCCTGCAACAAGCACGCATGCGATTACTGTAAACAAATACAATAGCTTTTCCTGCATCGTTATCGTTTTTCTTTTTACAACCACCCGTTTGTTTTGCTTAATTGCTGGCTTCTGCTCCGGTTTTTTCTTAGGCTGCAGAGCCAAATTCCCATTCGTATAGGCCACTCCAGAACCTCCTCAGGTCTCACAATTTTTCTGCGATTCGCAGCTTGGCCGAACGAGCGCGTGGATTAGTCTCCAGCTCCTGCTCACTCGGAACAATGGGCTTGCGGTTCACTAACCGAAGCTTTCCTGTGCCGCCGCACACACATTTAGGGAAATCCGGCGGACAAGTGCATTTTTCTAAAAGGCTCGCAAATAGTTGCTTGCAGATTCGATCCTCCAGGGAATGAAACGTAATGACGGCCGCCCGGCCGCCCGGATTCAGGCAGCGAATCGCCTGCTCCAAAGCTTCTTCCTCCGCGCGCAGCTCATCATTAACGGCAATCCGCAGCGCCTGGAACGTACGCTTTGCAGGATGTCCGCCAGTGCGTCTTGCCGCAGCAGGAATGGACAGCTTAATTAGCTCGACAAGCTCTCCTGTCGTTTCAATCGTCTTGCTTTCCCTTGTTTTGATAATCGTCCTGGCGATGGATCTGGCAAACTTCTCCTCGCCATAATGGGACAGAATCCGCGAGATTTCACGTTCGTCCCATGTGTTGACAATTTCATGAGCGGTCATTGCCCCGCCTTGATCCATCCGCATATCAAGCGGCGCGTCATGATTATAGCTAAAGCCGCGCTCTGCCTCATCGAGCTGAGGGCTTGATACGCCAAGGTCAAACAGGATGCCATCTACCTGAGGTACGCCGTCCACAACTGGCACATCGCAAGTGAGCAGCATTTGTTCCAAATAACGAAAATTGCTTTTTACAAGCGTTACTTTATCCAAATACGGTGCAAGCCTGATCTTTGCGTGGTTCAGCGCAATATCATCCTGATCAAAAGCGATTAACCGTCCTCCCTCGCCCAAACTCGACGCAATGCGTTCACTGTGTCCCGCCCCGCCGAGCGTGCAATCGACGTAAATGCCGTCCGGCTTAATGGCCAGGCCGTCAACCGCTTCCTCCATAAGTACTGTTACATGCTGAAACACGCAATTGCCCTCCCGTTCTTGTTGTCTAGTCTTGGTCGATTTGTTCCAATATCAGCAAGTTTTCGAAATCGCCCGTTTAAAAGTTGAAGTCAAAGTCGACCAGCTTCTCGGCAATTTCATTAAAGGTTTGCTCGGACTCTGCATAGTAGCCGTCCCAAACTGCCTTGCTCCATATTTCTACCCTGCTTGAAACCCCCAGAACCATACAATCCTTGTCAATTTTCGCATATTCTCTAAGATGTCCCGGCAAGTTTACCCTTCCCTGTTTATCCAGCTCGCATTCGGTTGCCCCGGAGAAAAAGAACCGGGTGAACGCCCTTGCATCTGCCTTCATGAGCGGAAGCGATTTGAGCTTCTGCTCAAGCACTGTCCATTCGCTCATAGGATAAACAAACAAGCAGTTGTCGAGACCGCGGGTGGCAATAAAGGAAGCGCCTAGTGAATCACGGAATTTGGCTGGTACGATAAGCCGACCTTTGTCATCAACGCTGTGTTGATATTCGCCCATGAACATAAGATCGCCTCCACCCTCTCTCCCTTATTCCCCACTTCGCTCCACTTTCCCCCACATAACATAGTGTAATTCGCCATACAACAATAAAATCCTGCTCATAGGAGCAGGATTTTGTTAAAATGTTTGGCCTTATGAATAAATTTTCATCTTACCTTTCGTTTATAGCACGGAAAGCGAGCTAAATGTGCGCTATTGCTGCTCTGGCTCTGGCTTTGCAGGCGATGTTTTGGCGCGGGAGCGACGTACAAACCACCATATGACCAGCCCGATGATTGCAGGAATAACGAGTGCGGGAAGCGCTCCTGCGAGGAAAACGAGCAGCCCTTGAAGGACGTTCCATGTTCCTTCGTAGCTTGCTTTGAAGGATGACAGCATTTTTCCGCCTAGCGATTTCTCTTCCTTATCCGTCTTCACTGACCCATCAATCGGCTGATACAGCCTCAGCTCAATCGTTGAGAAAGCTACATTTTTGTCCAAATAGCGGGTGCGCCCTTTGATCTGTTCAATTTCCTCCTGAACCTTGGCAAGCTGCTGCGAAAATTTGACCAAATCATCCGCTTTTTCCGCCTTATCCATGAAAGCAAGCAGCCTTTGCTCCACCACCTGCTTCGCCTTCAGCCTCGCTTCCAGATCGACGTATTCCTCCGTCACATCGGTTCCTTTCAGCTCGCGCTCCAGATGCTTGTTCTCGATCCCCTCCAGCCGCTCCACAAATGGCATAAATCCTTGAGCCGGCACCTTGATCGTATAGTTCGCCCCCTTCTCATTGCCATACTGCCCATCCTGAAAAGCAAGAATGTACCCGCCAGCTTGATGGATGGCATTACGCAGCTGCTGGGCCGCCGCCTCATAGTCGGCAACCTCCATCGTCATTGTCGCCGTATAGATCAGCTTTTGGTTAAAAGCTTCTCCTCCTATCGTCATGCTGTCGATGGGACTGTCTGCGGGTGCGGTCGTCAACGCTTTATTGTCTAAAGCACCGCTCGCTTCTGTAGCAGCAGCTGCACCATCACTCTTGCTTGAACTGCTGCTCTGCTCCTCAAGCTTCTCGCTAGAGGTCTGGGCTCTGCCCATTTCCCCCTCGGATGCATAATCGCTGTTTGCAGACGAGCAGGCCGAAAGCAGCAGCATAAAAGCCAGCATGAGCAATGCCGGCAGTAAAATAAATTTTTTACTTAAGCCGCTTTCATTTGTGCTCTCTTTCATTCTCCATTTTGTTTTCTCTATTTCTGTCATAAAATGGCCCCCTTTGCCCTAGTTACCGTCCTAGACGTAAACTTTGACAAAAGGTTGCTCTATTGGAAACAAAAACAGCCGCTGCCACCGCATTTAAGCGGCAGAAGCGGCTGTTTCTCAGTTTATCTGTTGCTATACAACATCGGGGTAGGATTAAACGTTCCAGCTATCCTGATAAGCAATTTGCTCTGCTGTCAGCGTATCGATGCTGATGCCCAGCGATTCCAGCTTGATGCGCGCTACGCTTTCGTCCAGCTCATACGGCAAATTAACCACTTTTTTGCCCAGCGCTTTATATTGCTCATTCACATAGCGAAGCGACAGCGCTTGAAGCGCAAACGTCGTATCCATAATTTCTGCCGGGTGGCCATCGCCAGCTGCCAAGTTGACAAGGCGTCCTTTGGCAATGACATAGATGCTTCTGCCATCTTCCAACTGGTATTCCTCAATATTGTTGCGAACGGTGCGCACATTGGTAGAAAGCGCCTTAAGCTCAGGAATGTTGAATTCCACATCAAAGTGTCCAGCGTTCGCCAAAATCGCGCCGCCTTTCATCACCTTGTAATGCTCGCCGCGAATGTTGTCGCGGTTGCCTGTTACCGTAATGAATACATCGCCCAGCTTGACCGCTTCCATCATCGGCAGCACGGTGAAGCCGTCCATATGCGCTTCCACGGCACGAATCGCGTCCACTTCAGTGACAACTACTTTGGCGCCAAGGCCTTTGGCGCGCATCGCTACGCCTTTGCCGCACCAGCCGTAGCCTACGACTACGACGGTTTTGCCGGCAATAACGAGGTTCGTCGTTTTGTTGAGCGAGTCAAATACCGATTGGCCTGTACCATAACGGTTGTCGAACAAATATTTGCAGTAGGCATCATTAACCGCAACCATCGGAAGCTGCAGCGTGCCATCCTTCTCCATCGCTTTCAGACGAATGATGCCCGTCGTCGTTTCTTCCGCGCCGCCACGAAGATTTTCACGCAAATCCGGGCGGTCTTTGTGCAATAGCGTAATCAGCTCGCCGCCGTCGTCAATAATAAGGTCCGGCTTCGATTCGATCGCTTTAATAATGAGCTCATTGTACTCTTCCGGGCTAGGATTATGCTTTGCAAACACGGTAATGCCGTCTTCTACGAGCGCCGCACAAATGTCATCCTGCGTGGACAGCGGATTGCTGCCCGCAATTGTAACTTCCGCTCCGCCAGCCTTTACCACTTTAGCCAAATAAGCCGTTTTCGCTTCCAAATGCAGCGCAATCGATACTTTCAAGCCTTTGAAAGGCTGTTCCTTCTCAAATTGCTCGCGAATGCTGGAAAGCACAGGCATATGGGCGCTAACCCAATCAATTTTCAAATGTCCTTCCGGGGCAAGCTTAATGTCGCGAATAATGCTTTTGTCAATTGTGCTCATAAATAAATTCATCCTCCAAATTT from the Paenibacillus sp. BIHB 4019 genome contains:
- a CDS encoding stage V sporulation protein D — its product is MKVSNVTVRRRLFMVLIFGVIAFAALGVRLGYVQLWKGSELTAKAENSWRRDIPYMAKRGEIWDRNGVKLAYNVTSPTIWAIPAQIKDKRATADALAPLLDMTADELYGKINTKKSMLVQLRPGGRKMTPEKAQQVRELSLPGIVAAEDNKRFYPFGSLAAHVLGFTGIDNQGLTGVEAKYNDELSGIQGNVSFLSDARGRQMPNSSDTYVEPKEGLTMQLTIDKQIQAIMERELDQAMAQHQPDQIMAIAMNPKNGEILGMASRPTYEPDKYKEVASEVYNRNLPIWMTYEPGSTFKIITLAAAIEEKKVNLNNERFYDPGAIEVGGARLRCWKKGGHGSQTFLEVVENSCNPGFVTLGQRLGKDKLFEYIKNFGFGTKTGIDIGGEENGIMFKLSRVGPVELATTAFGQGVSVTPIQQITAVSAAINGGTLYKPHVVKGWINPDTGETVETVEPEAVRTVISEETSKAVREALESVVAKGTGRNAFIDGYRVGGKTGTAQKVVGGKYSPNEHIVSFIGFAPADDPEIVIYVAVDNPQGIQFGGLVAAPIVRNMMEDALTVLQVPQREKQIGKVYKYGETPIVAVPNLIGKSVSDIYEDLNMNFNLSSAGTGQTVIRQAPVAGTRVDRGSTIRIYLGDEDDISHTH
- a CDS encoding penicillin-binding transpeptidase domain-containing protein, coding for MAKQRWADTETLVANRGTITDRNGNVLAMDALAYNVAVNPKQIDSLGIADKVVEGLNAILNKPQDELRKIITAQNDKGEYYAQREIRDGGWNIDKSVADKIKELRDELKKEKKVSDVGIYLYDDQKRYYPRNAMASQLIGYVDKDGKALAGIESFFNDKLEGTNGEIKYEKDGKRVQLAEGDVVYEPVVDGQDITLTLDNEIQHYVEDAIKEVANKYQPKSITAIAADPNTMEILAMANYPTFNPNTYWDTNFENAYNHAIKSLYEPGSTFKIVTLAAAVEEGLFEPNATFQSGSINVPGSPVRDSNRIGWGKISYLDGLKHSSNVAFVKLGWQMLGGEKLVDYINRFGFGQPTGIQLGNESKGVININLSIPSDIARASFGQGPVSVTPIQQIAAVAAVANGGNLMQPQIIKQIYNPNTNTTEKFEPKVVRKVISEDTSKKVGEYLEQVVSDQVNGTGKNAYIEGYRVAGKTGTAQKIINGKYSKNKYVVSFIGYAPVENPKVVVYIVVDEPNDPLAGGGKVAAPAFKEIVYKTLRHMGVMPDNATVESSTDKKTPTVQLPDVTEMNLSQAQEELKARNVMFEVVGTGTTVVKQVPAAGENIVGTQRVYLVTEQQDKLTIPDMTGLSLRDALEVASLMDVQLLAEGEGFIISQKEEKQGDKRILRVQLSPPTGAEGAVTAEEALANAQNEAGAEAEAGTEAETGTEAEAGTEE
- a CDS encoding cell division initiation protein, translating into MAYTNGNLALQPKKKPEQKPAIKQNKRVVVKRKTITMQEKLLYLFTVIACVLVAGVIIFRYAEIYKMSVEIKHVTSEYEAVNVELKELKKQVEMLSDPEFIRKMAESQGMVNNYQPGITVNTGKEESATAMGE
- the rsmH gene encoding 16S rRNA (cytosine(1402)-N(4))-methyltransferase RsmH, which translates into the protein MFQHVTVLMEEAVDGLAIKPDGIYVDCTLGGAGHSERIASSLGEGGRLIAFDQDDIALNHAKIRLAPYLDKVTLVKSNFRYLEQMLLTCDVPVVDGVPQVDGILFDLGVSSPQLDEAERGFSYNHDAPLDMRMDQGGAMTAHEIVNTWDEREISRILSHYGEEKFARSIARTIIKTRESKTIETTGELVELIKLSIPAAARRTGGHPAKRTFQALRIAVNDELRAEEEALEQAIRCLNPGGRAAVITFHSLEDRICKQLFASLLEKCTCPPDFPKCVCGGTGKLRLVNRKPIVPSEQELETNPRARSAKLRIAEKL
- the mraZ gene encoding division/cell wall cluster transcriptional repressor MraZ, encoding MFMGEYQHSVDDKGRLIVPAKFRDSLGASFIATRGLDNCLFVYPMSEWTVLEQKLKSLPLMKADARAFTRFFFSGATECELDKQGRVNLPGHLREYAKIDKDCMVLGVSSRVEIWSKAVWDGYYAESEQTFNEIAEKLVDFDFNF
- a CDS encoding DUF4349 domain-containing protein; protein product: MTEIEKTKWRMKESTNESGLSKKFILLPALLMLAFMLLLSACSSANSDYASEGEMGRAQTSSEKLEEQSSSSSKSDGAAAATEASGALDNKALTTAPADSPIDSMTIGGEAFNQKLIYTATMTMEVADYEAAAQQLRNAIHQAGGYILAFQDGQYGNEKGANYTIKVPAQGFMPFVERLEGIENKHLERELKGTDVTEEYVDLEARLKAKQVVEQRLLAFMDKAEKADDLVKFSQQLAKVQEEIEQIKGRTRYLDKNVAFSTIELRLYQPIDGSVKTDKEEKSLGGKMLSSFKASYEGTWNVLQGLLVFLAGALPALVIPAIIGLVIWWFVRRSRAKTSPAKPEPEQQ
- a CDS encoding adenosylhomocysteinase, whose translation is MSTIDKSIIRDIKLAPEGHLKIDWVSAHMPVLSSIREQFEKEQPFKGLKVSIALHLEAKTAYLAKVVKAGGAEVTIAGSNPLSTQDDICAALVEDGITVFAKHNPSPEEYNELIIKAIESKPDLIIDDGGELITLLHKDRPDLRENLRGGAEETTTGIIRLKAMEKDGTLQLPMVAVNDAYCKYLFDNRYGTGQSVFDSLNKTTNLVIAGKTVVVVGYGWCGKGVAMRAKGLGAKVVVTEVDAIRAVEAHMDGFTVLPMMEAVKLGDVFITVTGNRDNIRGEHYKVMKGGAILANAGHFDVEFNIPELKALSTNVRTVRNNIEEYQLEDGRSIYVIAKGRLVNLAAGDGHPAEIMDTTFALQALSLRYVNEQYKALGKKVVNLPYELDESVARIKLESLGISIDTLTAEQIAYQDSWNV